A genomic region of Hippoglossus hippoglossus isolate fHipHip1 chromosome 8, fHipHip1.pri, whole genome shotgun sequence contains the following coding sequences:
- the emc10 gene encoding ER membrane protein complex subunit 10 isoform X2 — protein MARSLPFNIAVVCSVLLFVCTTLVCCNNGRRVGDALDLEFGGFSVPLEHSFEIDDVAKFEVRGALVLKAGREPSASLSQNQLSGEDRTKLKEVAAVDGLYRIRVPRVFRQTDRQTERQMEGYLTAFVRACAMVESHLSDSITLNTDVSGYLIGVSIVTLPGACRGTEVEDEVDLEVFNTTLRVLPPVNAPGPETALFLERIELESEKKAKNPQEQKSFFAKYWYLILGGAIFLMVTNSATPPAGGDREQS, from the exons ATGGCTCGGTCACTTCCATTTAACATCGCagttgtttgttctgttttgctCTTTGTGTGCACGACACTTGTGTGTTGTAATAACGGCAGAAGG GTCGGTGATGCTCTGGACCTGGAGTTCGGGGGCTTCTCGGTGCCTCTGGAACACTCCTTCGAAATCG ATGATGTTGCAAAGTTTGAGGTTCGTGGAGCACTGGTGTTGAAAGCTGGGAGGGAGCCCAGCGCCTCACTGAGTCAGAACCAGCTGTCGGGGGAAGACAGAACCAAACTGAAG gaagtggctgctGTCGACGGTCTGTACAGAATCCGAGTGCCTCGTGTTTtccgacagacagacagacagacagagcgacagaTGGAAGGTTATCTCACAGCGTTTGTCAGAGCC TGTGCCATGGTTGAGTCCCATCTGAGCGACTCCATCACACTCAACACTGACGTCTCTGGGTATCTGATCGGCGTCTCTATAGTGACGTTACCTGGGGCCTGTCGGGGCACTGAGGTTGAGGACGAAGTTGATCTTGAGGTTTTCAACACTACGCTCCGTGTCTTGCCACCTGTCAATGCACCTGG ACCGGAGACGGCTCTGTTCCTTGAACGAATCGAGCTGGAATCGGAGAAGAAAGCAAAGAATCCACAAGAGCAGAAATCTTTCTTTGCAAAATAT TGGTATTTGATTCTGGGAGGTGCAATCTTCCTCATGGTCACCAATTCGGCAACGCCCCcagcagggggagacagagagcagagctga
- the akt1s1 gene encoding uncharacterized protein akt1s1, whose translation MASITKLSEPEIPDNHKESWLALLSAVETYCQKSGCDLAILTACKKFRSSAGDGDGVRKRESSSAFPRECDFSYSIWGQGFLAESARRYMDDIGVLHSTTMLTAHKHTRQSGGEGGTKLVVDLTSDPGHRGSFTGDGVVGGVSPNSRQYSQNYPSIYSSGAGTGQVAGQNGNEERESSMLEAERGRQSSGIVDLEEECEDEEEEEDMDERRPYGNESAGVFSMDEDSLSRDCEPFFESDGEEESTDGSLSEDAPPPPRGMAMGHSVYSSRHAHPMALARSLPVSVPVWSCRGTRGAQGDGNSGERVGCADLDHIAASMKALLAPGATDGTEMFGALPRPRLNTGDFSLKH comes from the exons ATGGCCTCCATCACCAAGTTGTCTGAGCCTGAGATCCCAGACAACCACAAGGAGAGCTGGCTGGCGCTACTTTCTGCAGTGGAAACATACTGCCAAAAGTCAGGCTGCGACCTGGCCATACTGACAGCCTGCAAGAAGTTCCGGTCGTCAGCGGGCGATGGCGACGGGGTGAGGAAGCGGGAGAGCAGCAGTGCCTTTCCGAGGGAGTGTGATTTCTCCTACAGCATTTGGGGTCAGGGGTTCCTGGCCGAGTCGGCGCGCCGCTACATGGACGACATCGGCGTGCTGCACTCCACGACCATGCTAACAGCCCACAAGCACACACGCCAGTCCGGGGGGGAGGGAGGAACCAAGCTGGTGGTtgacctgacctctgacccggGACACAGGGGG AGCTTTACAGGAGACGGTGTGGTGGGCGGAGTCAGCCCCAACAGCAGACAGTACTCCCAGAACTACCCATCAATCTACAGCTCAGGAGCTGGTACCGGGCAGGTCGCCGGGCAGAACGGTAACGAAGAGAGGGAGAGTAGCATGCTGGAGGCCGAGCGAGGGAGACAGAGCTCTGGGATCGTGGATTTGGAAGAAGAGTGcgaagacgaggaagaggaggaggacatggaTGAGAGGAGACCCTATGGGAATGAAAGTGCAG GTGTGTTCTCGATGGACGAGGACTCTCTGTCTCGGGACTGTGAGCCGTTCTTTGAATCggatggggaggaggagagcactGATG GCTCTTTGAGTGAGGacgcccctcctcctcctcgtggcATGGCCATGGGTCATTCTGTGTACTCATCCCGTCACGCCCACCCCATGGCTCTGGCCCGCTCGCTGCCTGTATCTGTGCccgtgtggagctgcagaggaaccCGAGGCGCTCAGGGAGACGGCAACAGCGGAGAGCGG GTGGGCTGTGCTGACTTGGATCACATCGCGGCCAGTATGAAAGCCCTGCTGGCCCCCGGGGCCACCGACGGGACGGAAATGTTCGGGGCCCTGCCTCGGCCCCGCCTCAACACCGGGGACTTCTCCCTGAAGCACTGA
- the zgc:195001 gene encoding tripartite motif-containing protein 16, which translates to MPVPKKAGRKNSSAPVEEKLPQYEPNVPEPTTRADFMKYFFQPSLDDKTAQKLLWISESGSKVARTADAVCPYPNRPERYDHSPQVLCKENLLGHRGYWEVDYEGWVVIGVISESAPRKVQEGVCGLGENSGSWGVGWSGSCYQVWHNGENVDVKLTPSSTIGVYVDQPAGIIKFMLLEGEGEKEVRLIHKFKVNVQEKLLPGFWIGTDSFSLIRKKDQ; encoded by the exons ATGCCTGTGCCCAAGAAAGCAG gaagaaaaaacagttCAGCTCCCGTGGAAG AGAAGCTGCCGCAATATGAGCCAAATGTCCCTGAACCCACCACCAGGGCTGACTTCATGAAAT ATTTTTTCCAGCCCTCTCTGGATGATAAAACTGCACAGAAACTGTTGTGGATTTCAGAGAGCGGCTCCAAAGTGGCTCGTACGGCTGATGCAGTCTGCCCGTATCCCAACAGGCCTGAGAGATACGACCACTCACCACAG GTGCTGTGTAAGGAGAATCTGCTGGGCCATCGAGGGTACTGGGAGGTGGACTACGAGGGGTGGGTGGTGATCGGGGTGATCTCTGAGAGTGCGCCCCGGAAGGTCCAGGAGGGGGTCTGCGGCCTCGGGGAGAACAGCGGCTCCTGGGGAGTCGGGTGGTCCGGCTCCTGCTACCAGGTGTGGCACAATGGCGAGAATGTGGACGTCAAGCTCACCCCGTCCTCCACCATAGGAGTATATGTTGACCAGCCCGCCGGCATCATCAAGTTCATGCTGCTGGAGGGGGAGGGCGAGAAGGAGGTGCGGCTGATTCACAAGTTCAAGGTCAACGTCCAGGAAAAGCTCCTCCCCGGCTTCTGGATCGGCACCGATTCCTTCTCCCTCATCCGGAAAAAGGATCAGTGA
- the emc10 gene encoding ER membrane protein complex subunit 10 isoform X1 → MARSLPFNIAVVCSVLLFVCTTLVCCNNGRRVGDALDLEFGGFSVPLEHSFEIDDVAKFEVRGALVLKAGREPSASLSQNQLSGEDRTKLKEVAAVDGLYRIRVPRVFRQTDRQTERQMEGYLTAFVRACAMVESHLSDSITLNTDVSGYLIGVSIVTLPGACRGTEVEDEVDLEVFNTTLRVLPPVNAPGPETALFLERIELESEKKAKNPQEQKSFFAKYWMYIVPLVLFLMMSGAQDQSGGGAGGGAANGGGR, encoded by the exons ATGGCTCGGTCACTTCCATTTAACATCGCagttgtttgttctgttttgctCTTTGTGTGCACGACACTTGTGTGTTGTAATAACGGCAGAAGG GTCGGTGATGCTCTGGACCTGGAGTTCGGGGGCTTCTCGGTGCCTCTGGAACACTCCTTCGAAATCG ATGATGTTGCAAAGTTTGAGGTTCGTGGAGCACTGGTGTTGAAAGCTGGGAGGGAGCCCAGCGCCTCACTGAGTCAGAACCAGCTGTCGGGGGAAGACAGAACCAAACTGAAG gaagtggctgctGTCGACGGTCTGTACAGAATCCGAGTGCCTCGTGTTTtccgacagacagacagacagacagagcgacagaTGGAAGGTTATCTCACAGCGTTTGTCAGAGCC TGTGCCATGGTTGAGTCCCATCTGAGCGACTCCATCACACTCAACACTGACGTCTCTGGGTATCTGATCGGCGTCTCTATAGTGACGTTACCTGGGGCCTGTCGGGGCACTGAGGTTGAGGACGAAGTTGATCTTGAGGTTTTCAACACTACGCTCCGTGTCTTGCCACCTGTCAATGCACCTGG ACCGGAGACGGCTCTGTTCCTTGAACGAATCGAGCTGGAATCGGAGAAGAAAGCAAAGAATCCACAAGAGCAGAAATCTTTCTTTGCAAAATAT TGGATGTACATCGTTCCTCTTGTTCTCTTCTTGATGATGTCAGGCGCtcaggaccaatcaggaggtggagctgggGGCGGAGCAGCCAACGGAGGTGGCCGATGA